In bacterium, one genomic interval encodes:
- a CDS encoding tetrahydrofolate dehydrogenase/cyclohydrolase catalytic domain-containing protein — protein sequence MAQIIDGKKIAADIRQEVKTEVSELKARGTEPHLAVIIVGSDPASQVYVRNKHQDCEEVGIRSSVIELPADTTQSQLLDKIKELNQDQTVHGILVQSPLPKGLSEEQAFQSISPLKDVDCFHPENVGLMILGRPRFLPCTPAGVIELLVRTGIEISGKYIVIVGRSNIVGKPLANMLLQKAKHANATVTVCHTGTKGLPYYTKQADIVIAAAGSPGMITGSMLNNNCVVVDVGVNQVTDLSKKSGVKLTGDVDFESASKVASYITPVPGGVGPMTRAMLLKNTVKAAT from the coding sequence TGGCCCAAATCATTGACGGCAAGAAAATAGCGGCGGACATCCGCCAGGAAGTCAAGACCGAGGTCTCCGAGCTCAAGGCCCGCGGGACAGAACCTCATTTAGCTGTGATCATAGTAGGCAGCGACCCGGCCTCGCAGGTCTATGTCCGCAACAAGCACCAGGACTGCGAAGAAGTGGGCATCCGCTCCTCGGTCATCGAACTGCCGGCGGACACCACACAGTCACAGCTGCTGGACAAGATCAAAGAACTGAACCAGGACCAGACCGTCCACGGCATCCTGGTGCAGTCGCCGCTGCCCAAGGGCTTGTCCGAAGAACAGGCCTTTCAGTCCATATCCCCGTTAAAGGATGTGGACTGTTTTCATCCCGAGAACGTGGGCCTGATGATCCTGGGGCGGCCGCGCTTTTTGCCCTGCACCCCGGCCGGGGTGATCGAACTGCTGGTCCGCACCGGGATCGAGATCTCCGGAAAGTACATCGTGATCGTGGGCCGCTCCAACATCGTGGGCAAGCCGCTGGCCAACATGCTGCTGCAGAAGGCCAAGCACGCCAACGCCACGGTCACCGTCTGCCACACCGGCACCAAGGGGCTGCCCTACTATACCAAGCAGGCCGACATCGTGATCGCGGCGGCCGGCAGCCCGGGGATGATCACCGGCAGCATGCTCAACAACAACTGCGTGGTGGTGGACGTCGGCGTCAACCAGGTCACCGACCTCAGCAAGAAGAGCGGGGTAAAACTGACCGGCGACGTGGATTTTGAGTCGGCCTCCAAGGTCGCCTCGTACATCACGCCGGTGCCTGGCGGGGTGGGCCCCATGACCCGGGCCATGCTGCTGAAGAACACGGTGAAGGCGGCGACCTAA